A region of Streptomyces sp. NBC_01267 DNA encodes the following proteins:
- the ppk2 gene encoding polyphosphate kinase 2, which yields MAESPGNGKRARLPRPVYERELHRLQTELVQLQEWVRAEGARLVVVFEGRDAAGKGSAIKRVTRYLNPRAARIVALPRPTERERTQWYFQRYMEHLPAAGEMVLFDRSWYNRAGVERVMGFCTPSEYQLFLRQCPAFERMLVEDGILLRKYWFSVSDEEQERRFRRRLKDPTRRWKLSPIDLESLTRWEDYSRAKDEMFVHTDISESPWYVVESDDKRRARLNMIAHLLSTMPYYDVTPAALTLPPRPPATGYQRPPRDLQTYVPDHAAGLE from the coding sequence ATGGCGGAGTCACCGGGCAACGGGAAGCGTGCACGTTTGCCGCGACCCGTATACGAGCGGGAGCTGCACCGGCTTCAGACTGAGCTGGTACAGCTACAGGAGTGGGTGCGTGCCGAGGGCGCCCGGCTCGTGGTGGTCTTCGAGGGGCGCGACGCGGCCGGCAAGGGAAGCGCGATCAAACGTGTCACCCGGTATCTGAATCCCCGGGCGGCCCGGATCGTGGCACTTCCCCGGCCCACCGAGCGTGAGCGGACTCAGTGGTACTTCCAGCGCTACATGGAGCACCTGCCCGCGGCCGGCGAGATGGTCCTGTTCGACCGCAGCTGGTACAACCGGGCCGGCGTCGAAAGGGTCATGGGCTTCTGCACCCCCTCCGAGTACCAACTGTTTCTGCGGCAGTGCCCGGCTTTCGAGCGGATGCTGGTGGAGGACGGGATCCTGTTGCGCAAATACTGGTTCTCGGTGAGCGACGAGGAGCAGGAGCGGCGTTTCCGGCGCCGGCTCAAGGACCCGACCCGCCGCTGGAAGCTCTCCCCCATCGACCTCGAGTCGCTGACCCGGTGGGAGGACTACTCACGCGCCAAGGACGAGATGTTCGTGCACACGGACATCTCGGAGTCACCGTGGTACGTCGTGGAAAGCGATGACAAACGCCGGGCCCGGCTGAACATGATCGCCCATCTGCTGTCCACCATGCCCTATTACGACGTCACCCCGGCGGCCCTCACGCTGCCTCCCCGGCCACCGGCCACCGGCTACCAGCGGCCGCCCCGGGACCTGCAGACGTACGTACCCGATCACGCGGCCGGGCTGGAATAG
- a CDS encoding response regulator, translating to MSNVRRFSPQSPIRVFLLDDHEVVRRGLCDLLDAEPDIDVVGDAATVDHALARGPALRPDVAVLDVRLPDGDGITVCRDLRSHMPELACLMLTSFDDDDALLDAIMAGAAGYVLKDIKGADLVAAVRTVASGQSMLDPATTTRLMSSLRGEQNDTGPEEDAVAQLSPREREILVLIGDGLTNQEIGKRLYLSEKTVKNHISRLLAKLGVARRVQAAVLATQAASHPDSAEHGYH from the coding sequence ATGAGCAACGTACGTCGGTTCTCACCGCAGAGCCCGATCCGGGTCTTCCTCCTCGACGATCATGAGGTCGTCCGGCGCGGATTGTGCGATCTGCTCGACGCGGAGCCCGACATCGACGTCGTGGGCGACGCAGCCACGGTCGACCACGCTCTTGCCCGGGGTCCGGCTCTGCGTCCGGACGTGGCCGTGCTCGACGTCCGGCTGCCGGACGGCGACGGGATCACGGTCTGCCGGGATCTGCGTTCGCACATGCCTGAGCTCGCATGTCTGATGCTCACCTCGTTCGACGACGACGACGCGCTCCTCGACGCGATCATGGCTGGGGCCGCCGGTTACGTGCTGAAGGACATCAAGGGTGCGGACCTCGTCGCGGCCGTGCGGACGGTGGCCTCAGGACAGTCCATGCTCGATCCGGCGACCACGACCCGGCTGATGAGCAGCCTCCGCGGCGAACAGAACGACACCGGTCCTGAAGAGGACGCGGTAGCCCAGCTGTCGCCCCGGGAGAGGGAGATCCTCGTCCTGATCGGGGACGGACTGACCAATCAGGAGATCGGCAAGCGTCTGTACCTGTCGGAGAAGACCGTCAAGAACCACATCTCGCGTCTGCTGGCCAAGCTGGGCGTCGCGCGGCGTGTACAGGCAGCCGTGCTCGCCACCCAGGCCGCCTCACACCCTGACAGCGCTGAGCACGGATACCACTGA
- a CDS encoding zinc-dependent alcohol dehydrogenase family protein has product MKAQVFHGPGQASWDEVPDPGIKDAADAIVRVDAVTICGTDLHILKGDVPEVAPGTVLGHEAVGEIVEVGGDVRSVRPGDRVLVSCICACGRCRYCRESRYGQCLGGGGWVLGHLIDGTQADYVRVPFADLSVHPLPAALSDEHAVLLADIFPTAYEVGVLNGRVRPGDTVVVVGAGPIGLAVIATAGLFGPGRIIAVDQDPSRLETARGLGADAVVRASEDPARLVADLTEGYGADAAVEAVGVPETFELCTRVVRPGGRIANIGVHGKPALLHLEDLWIKDVTITTGLVDTVSTPMLLRMATAGRLPMGPLVTHRFGLDRMAEAYGVFSGAADKRALKVVLGRAIT; this is encoded by the coding sequence ATGAAGGCACAGGTCTTTCACGGGCCCGGACAGGCCTCATGGGACGAGGTCCCGGATCCAGGTATCAAGGACGCGGCGGACGCGATCGTCCGCGTCGACGCCGTCACGATCTGCGGCACCGATCTGCACATCCTCAAGGGAGATGTCCCGGAGGTCGCGCCCGGGACCGTCCTCGGCCACGAGGCCGTGGGCGAGATCGTCGAGGTGGGCGGGGACGTGCGGTCCGTACGTCCAGGCGACCGGGTACTGGTCTCCTGCATCTGCGCGTGTGGACGCTGCCGCTACTGCAGGGAGTCCCGCTACGGCCAGTGTCTGGGTGGCGGGGGCTGGGTGCTGGGGCATCTGATCGACGGGACCCAGGCCGATTACGTACGGGTCCCCTTCGCGGATCTCTCCGTCCACCCCCTGCCCGCCGCTCTCTCCGATGAGCACGCGGTCCTGCTCGCCGACATCTTTCCCACTGCCTATGAGGTGGGTGTGCTGAACGGACGCGTCCGACCGGGCGACACCGTGGTCGTCGTGGGCGCAGGCCCCATCGGACTGGCCGTGATCGCCACGGCAGGGCTGTTCGGGCCGGGCCGCATCATCGCCGTCGACCAGGACCCGTCCCGGCTGGAGACGGCACGCGGGCTCGGGGCCGACGCAGTGGTGCGCGCGTCGGAGGATCCCGCGCGGTTGGTCGCGGATCTGACCGAGGGGTACGGGGCGGATGCGGCCGTGGAGGCCGTGGGCGTGCCGGAAACCTTCGAACTGTGCACCCGCGTGGTACGTCCTGGCGGTCGCATCGCCAATATCGGGGTGCACGGCAAACCCGCGCTGCTGCACCTCGAAGACCTGTGGATCAAGGATGTGACGATCACGACGGGGCTGGTGGACACCGTCTCGACGCCGATGCTGCTGCGGATGGCGACGGCAGGCCGGCTGCCTATGGGCCCGCTGGTCACGCACCGCTTCGGGCTCGACCGGATGGCAGAGGCATACGGAGTGTTCTCGGGGGCCGCCGACAAAAGGGCGCTGAAGGTCGTCCTGGGGCGGGCCATCACCTGA
- a CDS encoding CBS domain-containing protein — protein sequence MRFRTAGDVMTGDVVSVGCATPADDAARSLMEHGIGGLPVVDDDDRVVGVVSRTDLTRYRAGPGSSGSRCLMTLPGRYTSGELMSAPAVTIRAIDTVALTGRTMARRGIGRLPVVDEEARLIGIITRRDLLRVFVRPDSDLRDEILDGVMARALFLHTAPIVSVQDGVVTLSGHLEQDTDRSVAVRMAARVDGVVAVVDRLTGQRAHASE from the coding sequence ATGAGATTCCGTACGGCCGGTGATGTGATGACGGGCGATGTCGTCAGCGTGGGGTGTGCCACCCCAGCCGACGATGCGGCCCGGTCGCTCATGGAGCACGGGATCGGCGGACTGCCGGTTGTGGACGACGACGACCGGGTGGTCGGGGTCGTGTCCCGGACCGACCTGACGCGATACCGCGCCGGGCCCGGGTCCTCCGGTTCACGCTGCCTCATGACGCTGCCCGGGCGGTATACCTCCGGAGAGCTGATGTCCGCCCCGGCGGTCACCATCCGCGCGATCGACACCGTCGCCCTGACCGGCCGCACCATGGCCCGCAGAGGTATCGGCCGACTCCCAGTGGTGGACGAGGAGGCCCGGCTCATCGGCATCATCACCCGGCGCGATCTGCTGCGGGTCTTCGTCCGGCCTGACTCCGACCTCCGGGACGAGATCCTCGACGGCGTCATGGCCCGCGCCTTGTTCCTGCACACCGCGCCCATCGTGTCGGTCCAGGACGGCGTGGTGACCCTGAGCGGCCACCTTGAGCAGGACACGGACAGGTCCGTCGCAGTACGGATGGCAGCCCGGGTCGATGGAGTAGTGGCGGTGGTGGACCGCCTCACCGGTCAGCGCGCACATGCTTCGGAATGA
- a CDS encoding Crp/Fnr family transcriptional regulator, whose protein sequence is MTATRDMFDGLPSDRRERLREVVSDVSFPGGTRIFEEGRRADRFWVVRSGQVALDLHVPGRQAAVVDTVGPGELLGWSWLLPPYVWHLGAQAVRTVDAEQYDATVVRALCEADPVFGRAMYRVVAEVVAARLRGSRTRLLDLYGPQGSGAGRE, encoded by the coding sequence ATGACAGCCACACGGGACATGTTCGACGGACTGCCTTCCGACCGGCGCGAGCGGCTGCGGGAGGTGGTCTCGGACGTGTCGTTCCCCGGCGGCACCCGGATCTTCGAAGAGGGCCGGCGAGCCGACCGGTTCTGGGTTGTACGGAGCGGCCAGGTGGCGCTGGACCTGCATGTCCCCGGACGGCAGGCGGCGGTGGTCGACACCGTGGGGCCGGGTGAGCTGCTCGGCTGGTCCTGGCTGCTCCCCCCGTACGTCTGGCATCTGGGCGCTCAGGCCGTCCGCACCGTCGACGCCGAGCAGTACGACGCGACGGTCGTACGGGCCCTGTGTGAAGCCGATCCGGTGTTCGGCCGTGCGATGTACCGGGTGGTCGCCGAGGTGGTGGCGGCCCGGCTGCGCGGCAGCCGCACCCGTCTGCTGGACCTGTACGGGCCGCAGGGCAGTGGCGCCGGGCGGGAGTGA
- a CDS encoding universal stress protein, giving the protein MNPVVTVGLDGTPESLSAAFWAAQEASARGATLRLLHAWVLLSTERAERQPEADPNYWPKRIVSDACDAIEERFPDLPVYEDLVATAPVDALLEAAAESQTLVLGSRALSSLSGYFLGDIGMHVLARAGVPTVLVRAREDAAPISEDGDVVLGLSLRHPCDKLIQYAFDAAIRRGATLRAVHGRNLPPSAYTRGGPDPYLSHELTCEAQRDLTRTLSPWRDRYPAVMVIERVQMESPARAVVRDIAGTGLLVVGRWEKRPTFSPRIGHVLSATLHHAPCPVAVVPHD; this is encoded by the coding sequence ATGAATCCGGTCGTCACCGTGGGGCTGGACGGCACCCCCGAGTCGCTGTCCGCCGCGTTCTGGGCAGCTCAGGAGGCATCGGCGCGCGGCGCGACGCTGCGGCTGCTGCACGCCTGGGTGCTGCTCTCAACAGAAAGGGCCGAGCGGCAGCCGGAGGCAGACCCCAACTACTGGCCCAAACGGATCGTGTCCGACGCATGCGACGCAATCGAGGAGCGGTTCCCCGACCTGCCGGTCTACGAGGATCTGGTCGCGACGGCGCCTGTGGACGCCCTGCTGGAAGCGGCCGCAGAGTCGCAGACGCTGGTCCTCGGCTCACGCGCACTGAGTTCGCTGTCCGGGTATTTCCTCGGCGACATCGGCATGCACGTCCTCGCGCGGGCCGGGGTGCCGACGGTCCTCGTCCGGGCCAGGGAGGATGCGGCCCCGATCTCGGAGGACGGTGATGTGGTGCTGGGGCTGAGCCTGCGCCATCCGTGCGACAAGCTCATCCAGTACGCCTTCGACGCGGCGATCCGGCGAGGCGCCACCCTCCGGGCGGTGCACGGCAGGAACCTGCCGCCCTCGGCCTACACCCGGGGCGGACCCGACCCGTACCTCTCCCATGAGCTGACCTGCGAGGCGCAACGGGATCTCACCAGGACGCTGAGTCCATGGCGCGACCGGTACCCAGCCGTGATGGTCATCGAGCGTGTGCAGATGGAGAGCCCTGCGCGCGCCGTCGTGCGCGACATCGCCGGTACGGGACTGCTCGTCGTCGGTCGCTGGGAGAAGCGTCCCACGTTCTCCCCCCGTATCGGGCATGTGCTGTCGGCCACTCTGCACCACGCTCCATGTCCGGTGGCCGTGGTCCCCCACGACTGA
- a CDS encoding sensor histidine kinase, protein MTEDGRRADGIPSDPEALPPELQERLTAVERGTRESMRSLLEAVLSVGRGLELPQVLRHIVEAAAVLVDAEYGALGVVGEDKKLSRFLTTGVSRERAVSIGSLPSGKGILGELIRHPEPLRLSELSGHPASYGFPPGHPPMHSFLGVPVRVGDQVFGNLYLTEKRGGAEFDGEDETVLLTLAMAAGTAIENARMYETSRDRQRWLQANAEIIAGLLSGADEDEVLSLVVDRARSILSADLGALALPTESGESLRVALASGLDAGLHNGLVLPREGSFVGAALQAGEPIISVDVAQDPRITAGPPRWGGLQSAVAVPLIAGDTVRGVLLLARSRGREPFADSGTAPLLAFAGQAALAMELAERRRSAEQVALLEDRDRIARDLHDLAIQRLFATGMTLQSAVRFVDHPEARERLLRAVDDLDETIRIIRSTIFGLRAPGTEHTRQGLRARIMTVVEQAARALGFTPAVRMEGLIDTDVPAAPGEQVAAVLGEALSNVARHAHADAAEISLVVRGGRLTLTVSDNGTGIAPKSRRSGLDNLARRAEDLGGELTLEAPGQGGTRLVWTVPLIHG, encoded by the coding sequence GTGACCGAGGACGGCAGGCGAGCGGACGGCATTCCGAGTGACCCGGAGGCGCTGCCACCGGAGTTGCAGGAGCGCTTGACCGCCGTCGAGCGGGGGACCAGGGAATCGATGCGGAGTCTGCTTGAGGCTGTGCTCTCGGTCGGCCGTGGGCTGGAGCTTCCTCAGGTGTTGCGGCACATCGTGGAAGCGGCGGCGGTTCTGGTGGACGCCGAGTACGGTGCGCTGGGCGTCGTCGGAGAGGACAAGAAGCTCTCGCGATTCCTGACCACTGGTGTGAGCCGGGAGCGGGCCGTGTCGATCGGGTCGCTGCCGTCCGGCAAGGGAATCCTCGGTGAGCTGATCCGACACCCTGAGCCCCTGCGGCTGTCGGAACTTTCCGGGCATCCGGCGTCCTACGGATTCCCGCCGGGCCACCCGCCGATGCACTCGTTCCTCGGGGTGCCGGTCAGGGTCGGTGACCAGGTGTTCGGCAACCTGTACCTCACCGAGAAGCGGGGCGGCGCGGAGTTCGACGGCGAAGACGAGACCGTACTGCTGACGCTTGCCATGGCAGCGGGAACGGCCATCGAGAACGCGCGAATGTACGAGACCTCCCGAGATCGGCAGCGCTGGCTGCAGGCCAATGCGGAGATCATTGCCGGGCTGCTGTCGGGCGCGGATGAGGACGAGGTCCTGAGTCTGGTCGTCGACCGGGCGCGCAGTATCCTCTCGGCCGATCTGGGCGCGCTGGCGCTGCCGACCGAGAGCGGCGAGAGTCTTCGAGTGGCACTGGCCTCGGGCCTGGACGCCGGATTGCACAACGGGCTGGTCCTGCCCCGTGAGGGTTCCTTCGTCGGCGCCGCACTCCAGGCCGGTGAACCGATCATCAGCGTGGACGTGGCGCAGGATCCGCGCATCACCGCCGGCCCACCCCGGTGGGGCGGTCTGCAGTCCGCCGTCGCGGTGCCACTGATCGCCGGCGATACGGTGCGAGGCGTCCTCCTGCTGGCACGAAGCCGTGGACGGGAACCCTTCGCAGACTCGGGAACGGCCCCTCTCCTGGCTTTCGCCGGGCAGGCTGCGCTCGCTATGGAGCTGGCTGAGCGGCGGCGTTCTGCCGAACAGGTCGCTCTGCTGGAGGACCGGGACCGTATCGCTCGTGACCTGCACGATCTTGCCATCCAGCGGCTTTTCGCGACGGGGATGACCCTGCAGAGCGCCGTACGTTTCGTCGATCATCCGGAAGCACGCGAGCGGCTGCTACGGGCCGTGGACGACCTGGACGAGACCATCAGGATCATCCGTTCGACGATCTTCGGACTTCGGGCCCCGGGGACGGAACACACCCGCCAAGGGCTGCGGGCGCGGATCATGACCGTGGTGGAACAGGCCGCACGGGCCCTGGGGTTCACTCCCGCCGTACGGATGGAGGGCCTCATCGACACCGACGTCCCAGCGGCGCCCGGGGAACAGGTCGCCGCTGTCCTGGGTGAGGCACTGAGCAATGTCGCGCGGCACGCGCACGCCGACGCCGCAGAGATCTCTCTCGTGGTTCGTGGCGGCCGGCTGACCTTGACCGTCTCCGACAACGGCACCGGTATCGCACCGAAAAGCCGTCGCAGTGGGCTCGACAACCTCGCCCGCAGAGCAGAGGACCTCGGCGGTGAACTGACCCTGGAGGCACCCGGGCAAGGCGGTACCCGGCTCGTGTGGACCGTGCCGCTCATCCACGGCTGA
- a CDS encoding CBS domain-containing protein, which produces MHTPRRVSDVMTRPVVAVRLDAGFKEMVETMGQWKVSALPVLVGDGRVTGVVSEADMLPKEEFRDADPSRSEQMDRLTDLRKAGALTAEDLMSVPAVTVQEDATLAQAARTMAVRKVKRLPVVDSAGMLRGIVSRSDLLKVFLRSDEDIAEEVRQEVVQRLFLVPRESVQVTVEEGVVTLSGTIRDTALVPIATRLARAVEGVVDVDCRLVGPAAARRAVPG; this is translated from the coding sequence ATGCACACCCCCCGCCGTGTGAGTGATGTGATGACGCGGCCCGTGGTCGCCGTGAGACTCGATGCCGGTTTCAAGGAGATGGTCGAGACCATGGGGCAGTGGAAGGTGAGCGCACTGCCGGTTCTGGTGGGTGACGGGCGGGTGACCGGGGTGGTCTCCGAGGCCGACATGTTGCCCAAGGAAGAGTTCAGGGATGCGGATCCGAGCCGGTCCGAGCAGATGGACCGCCTCACCGATCTCCGCAAGGCGGGAGCGCTGACGGCCGAGGACTTGATGAGCGTTCCCGCCGTCACCGTCCAGGAGGACGCCACCCTGGCACAGGCCGCGCGGACCATGGCAGTGCGAAAGGTGAAGCGTCTGCCGGTTGTCGATTCCGCAGGCATGCTCCGGGGCATCGTCAGCCGCTCCGACCTGTTGAAGGTGTTCCTGCGATCCGACGAGGACATCGCGGAAGAGGTGCGCCAAGAGGTTGTCCAGCGTCTCTTCCTGGTACCCCGTGAGAGTGTTCAAGTCACTGTCGAGGAAGGCGTGGTCACGCTCAGCGGCACAATCCGCGACACCGCCCTCGTACCGATCGCCACCCGCCTCGCGCGGGCGGTCGAAGGGGTGGTGGACGTCGACTGCAGGCTCGTCGGGCCGGCGGCGGCCCGGCGGGCAGTTCCGGGGTAG
- a CDS encoding zinc-dependent alcohol dehydrogenase family protein produces the protein MTFAASAAEVQRGWTVETPGPISGGPLIRSRKPTPVPGPGDLLLRVEACGVCRTDLHLAEGDLLPRRPSTVPGHEIVGRVVAVGEAVTSFRTGDRAGGAWLRGTCQRCRYCRSGRENLCPGSTYTGWDADGGFAELVLVPAAFAYSLPEAPDATALAPLLCAGIIGYRALRRSALPQGGRLGIYGFGASAHLAAQVAMAEGATVHVLTRSAQARTLALELGAASAGEAYDLPPEPLDSAILFAPVGDLVPVALEALDRSGTLAIAGIHLTDVPVLNYQRHLFQERNLCSVTSNTRQDGRDFLALAERIGIQVTVSPYPLSQADLALADLAADRVHGAAVLVPD, from the coding sequence ATGACGTTCGCCGCCTCCGCCGCGGAGGTACAGCGTGGCTGGACCGTCGAGACACCGGGGCCGATCAGCGGTGGTCCTCTGATCCGCAGCCGAAAGCCAACACCCGTCCCGGGCCCAGGTGATCTGCTGCTGCGGGTGGAGGCCTGCGGTGTCTGCCGAACGGACCTTCATCTGGCTGAGGGGGACCTCCTGCCGCGCCGGCCATCGACCGTGCCCGGCCATGAAATCGTTGGCCGGGTGGTCGCCGTGGGCGAAGCAGTGACCTCGTTCCGTACCGGTGACCGAGCGGGCGGGGCGTGGCTTCGTGGCACCTGCCAGAGGTGCCGCTACTGCCGGTCCGGCAGGGAGAACCTGTGTCCCGGGTCCACCTACACCGGGTGGGACGCGGACGGTGGCTTTGCCGAACTGGTCTTGGTGCCAGCAGCCTTCGCGTACTCCCTCCCGGAAGCTCCGGATGCCACTGCGCTGGCACCGCTCCTGTGCGCCGGGATCATCGGCTATCGTGCGCTTCGTCGCAGCGCACTGCCCCAAGGCGGGCGGTTGGGTATCTACGGCTTCGGGGCATCGGCCCATCTGGCGGCCCAGGTAGCCATGGCCGAGGGGGCCACCGTCCATGTGCTGACGCGGTCGGCGCAGGCACGCACGCTTGCGCTGGAACTCGGTGCAGCTTCCGCGGGCGAGGCGTACGACCTCCCTCCCGAGCCCCTGGACTCAGCGATCCTGTTCGCCCCCGTGGGCGACCTGGTGCCGGTGGCGCTGGAGGCGCTGGACCGCTCCGGCACGCTTGCGATCGCCGGGATCCACCTCACCGACGTTCCGGTACTCAACTACCAGCGCCACCTCTTTCAGGAGCGGAATCTGTGCAGCGTCACGTCCAACACCCGGCAGGACGGCCGTGACTTCCTGGCCCTGGCCGAACGCATCGGTATCCAGGTCACCGTGAGCCCCTACCCGCTGAGCCAGGCAGATCTGGCGCTCGCCGACCTGGCGGCCGACCGTGTCCACGGTGCCGCCGTGCTCGTTCCCGACTGA